In Equus przewalskii isolate Varuska chromosome 15, EquPr2, whole genome shotgun sequence, a single genomic region encodes these proteins:
- the LOC103555170 gene encoding ceruloplasmin-like has protein sequence MKVLLPLTFLFSISSLGLAKDRHYYIGIRETTWNYAPTGKNMLNGKPILEDQDYQSQTYLRQGRDRIGPVYKKALYFQYADDTFQAIIEKPSWLGFLGPIIKAETGDFIYVQVKNFASRIYGFHPHGVSYTKENEGALYPDNTTALQKKDDRLEPGKQYTYKWHVEENQGPGPSDSNCVTRIYHSHIVTPKDVASGLIGPILTCKRGTLDGDVEKNIDRSYVLLFSTTDENSSWYIDDNIKTYTESGQVNSSDPGFQESNRMSSINGYMYGNLPNLTMCAEDKVKWYFVGMGDGSDMHPIYLHGQTLISRNHRKDTITVFPASLVDAFMVAKGPGEWMLDCQVHEAMQAFFSVRNCQKPSTDLTGTRVVRYYIAAEEISWNYAPSGIDFFTKKNLTAAGSESQPYFEQSPTRIGGTYKKLVYREYTDASFRTQKARAEHLGILGPVIKAEVGQIIEVTFYNNASLPLSIHPHGLRYNKSNEGSFYRTPGGGAPPPSSHVNPGTTFVYTWEVPRDVGPTSTDPNCLTWLYYSSVNGTRDTHSGLVGPLLVCRNGSLGDEGKQKGIDKEFYLLATIFDENESFLLDKNIRAFTTEPENVDKEDPGFQNSNMMYTLNGYMYGNLPGLDMCLGDNVSWHVLSVGSVSDLHGIYFSGNTFTSLGAREDTLAVFPHTSQTLLMTPDSTGIFDVVCMTAEHYTGGMKDKYRVREYLEPSPDQTQYQEEKTIYIAAEEIVWDYSPSRKWEKELHRLQGENKTNIYLDRIGMFLGSKYKKVVYRQYDDITFTNQTKRNEDEKHLDMLGPLIFLNPGQKLQIIFKNNASRPYSIHAHGVKTNSSTVAPTQPGEIQTYVWQVPERTGPTSKDFECIPWFYYSTVDVVKDLNSGLIGPLIVCRRDAKASIVHRVLHFKTFDENESWYFEENINTYALDPSQVDRNDDSFFFSNLMHAINGRLFGNNQGLTLHVGDEVNWYLIGMGSGFDLHTVHFHGHSFDYTDSGIYRSDVYDLPPGVYKTVKMYPRDVGTWLFHCHVGLHIEGGMESTYTVIE, from the exons ATGAAGGTGCTTTTGCCACTGacctttctgttttctattaGTTCTCTAGGTTTGGCAAAAGATAGGCACTACTACATAGGAATCAGAGAAACTACTTGGAACTATGCTCCAACTGGTAAAAATATGCTCAATGGGAAGCCTATTTTAGAAGATCA AGACTATCAATCCCAAACATATCTACGGCAAGGCCGAGATAGGATAGGGCCTGTCTATAAAAAGGCTTTGTACTTTCAGTATGCCGATGACACATTTCAAGCAATCATTGAAAAACCATCCTGGCTGGGGTTTTTAGGACCAATAATTAAGGCAGAGACGGGAGACTTCATTTACGTACAAGTAAAAAATTTTGCTTCAAGAATCTATGGCTTCCATCCTCACGGAGTCTCCTACACTAAAGAAAACGAAG GTGCTCTGTATCCTGATAATACTACCGCCCTGCAAAAGAAAGACGACCGTCTGGAGCCAGGGAAACAGTATACTTACAAATGGCATGTGGAAGAAAATCAGGGCCCCGGCCCCAGTGACAGTAACTGTGTGACGAGGATTTACCACTCCCATATAGTCACTCCAAAAGATGTGGCTTCGGGACTTATTGGACCAATTCTGACTTGTAAAAGAG gcaCGCTGGATGGAGACGTCGAAAAAAATATCGACCGGTCTTACGTTCTGCTGTTTTCTACAACTGATGAAAACAGTAGCTGGTATATCGATGACAACATTAAAACGTATACTGAATCTGGCCAAGTTAACAGCAGTGATCCTGGCTTCCAGGAGAGCAATCGCATGAGCT CGATAAACGGATACATGTATGGAAATCTGCCGAATCTCACCATGTGTGCAGAGGACAAGGTCAAGTGGTATTTTGTTGGCATGGGCGATGGGTCTGACATGCACCCCATCTATCTCCACGGACAAACGCTCATCTCTCGGAATCACAGGAAGGACACCATTACTGTCTTCCCTGCCTCACTGGTAGATGCCTTCATGGTGGCCAAGGGTCCTGGAGAGTGGATGCTGGACTGCCAGGTACATG AGGCTATGCAGGCCTTTTTCagtgtaagaaattgccaaaaacCTTCGACAGATCTTACTGGGACGCGTGTTGTCCGTTACTATATTGCTGCTGAAGAAATTTCTTGGAACTATGCTCCGTCTGGCATAGATttcttcactaaaaaaaatttaactgctGCTGGAAG TGAATCCCAGCCATATTTTGAACAAAGCCCAACCAGAATTGGAGGAACTTACAAAAAACTAGTTTACCGTGAATACACAGATGCTTCCTTCCGAACACAGAAGGCAAGAGCAGAGCACCTGGGAATTCTTG GGCCTGTCATTAAGGCAGAGGTGGGACAGATCATCGAGGTCACTTTCTATAACAACGCTTCCCTGCCGCTCAGCATTCATCCTCACGGCCTGCGTTACAACAAGAGCAACGAGGGCTCATTCTACAGAACACCTGGAGGGG gtgcccctccaccctcctcacATGTAAATCCTGGTACAACCTTTGTCTACACCTGGGAAGTTCCAAGAGATGTGGGTCCTACCTCCACGGATCCCAACTGCCTGACCTGGTTATACTACTCCTCAGTAAATGGGACAAGAGACACCCACAGTGGCCTTGTGGGGCCTCTCCTCGTGTGCAGAAATGGAAGTCTTGGAGACGAGGGCAAACAG AAAGGAATAGACAAAGAGTTTTACCTGTTGGCCACAATATTTGATGAAAATGAAAGTTTCCTCTTGGATAAGAATATCAGAGCATTTACCACAGAGCCTGAAAATGTGGATAAAGAGGATCCAGGCTTCCAAAACTCTAACATGATGTACA CCCTAAATGGATACATGTATGGAAATCTGCCCGGACTGGACATGTGCTTAGGAGACAACGTTTCATGGCACGTCCTCAGCGTGGGATCAGTGAGTGACCTACATGGGATCTATTTCTCAGGAAATACCTTCACTTCCTTAGGAGCAAGGGAGGACACGCTAGCTGTGTTTCCCCACACCTCCCAGACGCTTCTTATGACACCTGATTCCACAG GGATTTTTGATGTGGTTTGTATGACAGCAGAGCACTATACAGGAGGCATGAAGGATAAATACCGAGTGAGGGAGTATTTGGAGCCCAGCCCTGATCAAACAcagtaccaggaagagaagactATTTACATTGCGGCCGAGGAAATTGTGTGGGATTATTCTCCGAGCAGGAAGTGGGAGAAGGAACTGCATCGTTTACAAGGAGAGAA caaaacaaacatatatttgGATAGAATTGGGATGTTTCTCGGGTCCAAATACAAGAAAGTCGTATACCGTCAATATGATGACATCACATTCacaaatcaaacaaaaagaaatgaagatgaaaaacatCTGGATATGCTAG GTCCTTTAATATTTCTCAACCCTGGTCAAAAACtccaaattatctttaaaaataacgcCTCAAGACCATATTCTATTCATGCTCATGGAGTGAAAACCAACTCTTCCACCGTTGCTCCAACACAGCCAG GAGAGATCCAAACATACGTTTGGCAGGTTCCTGAAAGAACTGGTCCCACCTCAAAGGACTTTGAGTGCATACCTTGGTTTTACTATTCAACTGTGGATGTGGTTAAG GATCTTAACAGCGGACTGATTGGCCCTTTGATCGTATGCCGCAGAGACGCCAAAGCCAGCATAGTGCACCGTGTTCTCCACTTCAAGACCTTTGATGAGAACGAATCCTGGTACTTTGAAGAAAATATCAATACCTATGCTCTAGACCCGAGCCAAGTAGACAGGAATGATGACAGTTTCTTCTTCAGCAACCTCATGCACG CAATTAACGGAAGACTGTTTGGAAATAACCAGGGCCTGACGTTGCACGTTGGGGATGAAGTGAACTGGTATCTGATCGGCATGGGGAGTGGATTTGACCTGCACACAGTTCACTTCCATGGCCACAGCTTTGACTACACG GATTCCGGAATATACCGCTCTGACGTTTATGACCTTCCTCCTGGGGtctataaaactgtaaaaatgtaTCCAAGAGATGTTGGAACCTGGTTATTTCATTGCCATGTTGGCCTTCACATTGAGGGTGGAATGGAAAGCACTTACACTGTGATCGAATGA